A stretch of the Lineus longissimus chromosome 12, tnLinLong1.2, whole genome shotgun sequence genome encodes the following:
- the LOC135496585 gene encoding rho guanine nucleotide exchange factor 10-like protein isoform X4 encodes MAGQYLYATVNKGRPQIIRRKSHELPIAEEEDLPTIPEASIETGGTDFVYGNSLNGGAKQRNGWGQGQNAGMSKPSDDQYSWQGWRKDMTSDYDSSIVSIESTESGDQDDLYDDTLLNAGLDDTGGANGHEPFGRRPSNVKDMVDNFEESDQFRRMSLGQGQPSSGIYGTVSFSSVGYAQRSDVDSYDGSVSPAPGMTDGPQFMNQLHDALQRRQSMPQDGVPSVYTLESDVKRNGDHSPLSPYHTYYSKEQLVKPTGESPAYVLYDDANRVRDAPPAEITDLVRPSKIDYGDDEPIYQDPSILFAGMTAEKDSYDPVIEYHDSDSDQDYTWGSTEFDSFSDEEEKEATLKVDKKERRRSSAGSAGSGMLVRIRQTIRQIRDEPESDDDEMYIEFNVNEKKHPPPTLPPCPDNLTPEETKRRHIVGCIIDSENSYVASLHRLVKEYQVPLLESSPPIISRVKVRTIFYKVKQILQCHTMFQIALSGRVVNWDKEQKIGDCFTASFSKSMVLDVYSDFVNNFSVAMDLAKYCAKQKPAFAEFMRQKQTSSADKLSIFGLMVKPVQRFPQFILLLQDLLKHTSKDHHDRLALQLALTELENLAHKLNDRKRDSEQCHAAKLVFSNLNVKLVQKTSDAEPHLIREDDVVESRLTAATTGAQIKRLQSKGYQVYNHNGNMIKSKPRHLVMLNDTLLCAGVQFRETDMGRFEKYHLKLSVPIKNVLVKDTVITPDTKVGVRGQLGRITICSVRPNRPDKGSDELYHELDNLLHDFTIISQMSSLVSSLKCSYEKLNEELLQDMSREIQVEIQRLDDHLKTMDSSALQLVFRSKSGHKERLHIQMGTPEAKQSWLADLRTAQLAASDANNPGWMEKEGKTKRVSTQLPLFMDPLHVNITQQNDRVTCCVAFLLPSYREDGRARQFLWLCGGTDFSSSVTVISLGSEEVHVTESFTACDGQILCTELVPGCPETEDAAFAKETVWMGTSTGRIFVHRLQDGHRQDSLLSFSARSSVLSLCYANDKVFAGLQSGEVAVYQRNQDGSWRSVEPTFLPLASHPVTSILAVESNVWCACGKSIHILDSNSLKVENVFKLSIGKPKDDVHIKFMVRAGVGLFISFSKIAVIQLYHMETLDHLQDINVASSVARSKSGPTNESEPVCVFPPEENQLADVKVEITAMTGSRSWLWIGTSAGRILCIPLPRLEGVPLTTGRPLVSYHGHDGPVSFLVPTVKPLIPSKLLMSKVRKLVVEEDVKNDAVAEALERSASKVSVKGKIKNFKLPDFRASKRKSGGFNMQRNSPSFVKSPPRRRSSAREEEPGLVKAKSLGNLSKLDDSGDYIDDINELYSSLMCERDSFEEEDVYDSLLASGSDHSFVESQEEPLYMTFDPESEEAVNYRKKLAATNRRQSTGSVTGERRSSYTLPANLKSGSIRENNRRRPKSEAYSFSSEEGRFEEAAYASLPSTGIKSLDDDDMKIMEEPQAKGKETETKRERTTSHDVKKSKMNFVGNSYIVMSGGKNYKSYKLTGSNNSKIVKTNEPLLLMWQCAL; translated from the exons ATGGCCGGTCAATATCTCTATGCCACGGTCAATAAG GGTAGGCCACAAATCATCCGCCGAAAATCCCATGAACTTCCCATCGCGGAAGAAGAAGACCTTCCAACCATACCCGAGGCTTCCATTGAAACAGGCGGCACTGATTTCGTGTATGGGAACTCTCTAAATGGAGGAGCCAAGCAAAGAAATGGCTGGGGACAGGGTCAGAATGCTGGCATGAGCAAACCGTCTGATGATCAGTACAGTTGGCAAGGATGGAGGAAAGACATGACGTCTGATTATGATAGTTCGATTGTATCAATAGAATCGACAGAATCAGGCGACCAGGACGATTTATATGATGATACTTTGCTCAATGCTGGCCTAGATGACACTGGCGGTGCCAACGGACATGAACCTTTTGGTAGACGGCCATCAAATGTGAAAGACATGGTCGACAATTTTGAAGAGTCTGACCAGTTTAGGCGAATGAGTCTTGGGCAGGGTCAACCAAGTAGTGGGATTTACGGAACGGTGTCATTTTCGTCTGTTGGGTATGCCCAGCGGTCGGATGTTGACTCTTATGATGGTTCGGTCTCACCGGCACCAGGGATGACTGATGGGCCGCAATTTATGAACCAGTTGCATGACGCACTCCAGAGGCGTCAGAGTATGCCGCAAGATGGTGTGCCGTCAGTCTACACCCTCGAGAGTGATGTTAAGAGAAATGGAGATCATTCGCCTCTGTCGCCATACCATACATATTACTCAAAAG AACAACTAGTCAAACCAACAGGAGAGTCACCTGCGTATGTTCTGTATGATGATGCTAATCGAGTTCGTGACGCACCCCCAGCAGAGATCACTGACCTTGTCCGACCTTCAAAGATCGATTATGGAGACGATGAGCCAATTTATCAAGACCCATCAA TCTTGTTCGCAGGCATGACAGCCGAGAAGGACTCCTATGACCCCGTCATCGAATATCACGACTCTGACTCCGATCAGGACTACACGTGGGGATCGACTGAATTCGACTCGTTCTCTGATGAGGAGGAAAAAGAGGCCACCTTGAAAGTCGACaaaaaggaaagaagaagaagtagtgCAGGATCGGCC GGATCTGGTATGCTTGTGCGAATCCGTCAGACAATCCGACAAATCCGAGATGAGCCTGAAtccgatgatgatgaaatgtatATAGAGTTCAACGTGAACGAGAAGAAACATCCCCCGCCCACCCTACCGCCGTGCCCAGACAATCTCACGCCAGAAGAAACCAAGAGACGTCACATTGTCGGTTGCATCATCGATAGTGAGAACTCGTATGTTGCGTCTTTGCATCGGCTGGTAAAG GAATACCAAGTGCCGCTATTGGAATCTAGTCCACCAATCATAAGCCGGGTCAAAGTTCGtacaatattttacaaagtCAAGCAGATTTTGCAGTGTCACACAATGTTCCAAATAGCGCTGTCTGGTCGGGTGGTGAATTGGGACAAGGAGCAGAAGATTGGAGACTGTTTCACTGCATCA TTCTCCAAGTCCATGGTTCTAGATGTCTACAGTGACTTTGTCAACAACTTCTCTGTTGCAATGGATCTGGCTAAGTACTGTGCCAAGCAGAAACCAGCTTTTGCAGAATTCATGCGG CAAAAGCAGACGTCAAGCGCTGACAAGCTGTCCATATTTGGTTTGATGGTTAAACCAGTCCAGCGCTTCCCACAGTTCATTCTATTGTTACAG GATCTACTGAAGCACACCAGCAAGGACCACCATGACCGCCTGGCCCTTCAACTCGCCCTGACCGAACTAGAGAACTTAGCGCACAAACTTAACGATAGGAAGCGTGACAGTGAACAGTGCCATGCAGCCAAACTGGTCTTCAGCAACCTGAATGTCAAACTGGTCCAGAAAACCTCCGATGCAGAACCGCACTTGATACGAGAGGATGATGTTGTGGAATCG CGCCTTACTGCGGCCACCACTGGCGCTCAGATAAAACGTCTCCAGAGTAAAGGTTACCAG GTTTACAACCACAATGGTAATATGATCAAATCCAAACCACGACACCTGGTGATGCTGAACGACACGCTGCTCTGTGCTGGCGTACAGTTCAGGGAAACCGACATGGGGAGATTTGAGAAATACCACCTGAAACTCAGTGTGCCGATTAAGAATGTTCTCGTTAAGGATACCGTCATCACTCCAGATACCAAGGTCGGCGTGAGAGGTCAACTCGGCAGAATCACCATATGCTCCGTCAGACCCA ATCGGCCAGATAAGGGCTCGGATGAACTCTACCACGAGTTGGACAACCTTCTGCATGATTTCACTATCATTAGCCAGATGTCGTCACTGGTCTCATCTCTCAAGTGTTCATATGAG AAACTAAACGAAGAACTTCTCCAGGACATGTCAAGAGAAATCCAAGTTGAAATCCAGCGGTTGGATGATCATTTGAAAACTATGGACAGTTCAGCCTTACAGCTGGTCTTCAGATCAAA GTCGGGTCATAAAGAGCGTCTCCACATACAAATGGGAACTCCTGAAGCCAAACAGAGCTGGCTGGCGGATTTGAGGACAGCCCAGTTGGCAGCAT CTGATGCGAACAACCCAGGTTGGATGGAGAAGGAAGGCAAAACAAAGCGAGTGTCAACTCAGCTGCCTCTCTTTATGGATCCATTACATGTCAATATCACACAACAGAATGACAGG GTGACTTGTTGTGTCGCCTTCCTCCTTCCCTCCTACCGAGAAGATGGCCGCGCCCGCCAATTTCTCTGGTTATGCGGCGGCACAGATTTCAGCAGCAGCGTCACAGTGATATCCCTCGGTTCGGAGGAGGTCCATGTGACCGAGTCTTTCACAGCCTGCGATGGACAAATTCTCTGCACGGAACTTGTGCCTGGTTGCCCGGAGACGGAGGATGCGGCGTTTGCTAAGGAGACAGTATGGATGGGGACTTCTACAGGAAG gatATTTGTACATCGTCTCCAAGACGGCCATCGCCAGGACTCTTTACTGTCATTCTCCGCCCGTAGCAGTGTTCTATCACTTTGTTATGCCAATGATAAGGTGTTTGCTGGCCTACAGAGTGGAGAGGTAGCAGTCTACCAGAGAAACCAGG ATGGTTCTTGGAGGTCGGTTGAGCCCACGTTTCTTCCCTTGGCCAGCCATCCAGTAACGAGCATCCTGGCAGTTGAGTCCAATGTGTGGTGCGCCTGCGGTAAATCGATACACATTCTTGATTCAAACTCTCTTAAAGTTGAG AATGTGTTCAAGTTGAGCATTGGCAAGCCTAAAGATGACGTCCACATCAAGTTCATGGTGCGTGCAGGTGTCGGCTTATTCATCTCCTTCTCCAAGATCGCCGTGATTCAGTTGTACCACATGGAAACGTTAGACCATCTCCAGGATATCAATGTGGCTTCATCAGTTGCAAGGTCAAAATCAG GCCCCACCAATG AAAGCGAACCTGTCTGCGTGTTCCCTCCAGAAGAAAACCAGCTAGCAGACGTCAAGGTTGAAATTACCGCCATGACAGGAAGTAGGTCCTGGCTCTGGATCGGGACTAGTGCCGGACGAATCCTCTGTATTCCACTGCCAAGACTTGAAGGAGTGCCCCTCACGACTGGCCGGCCGCTCGTGTCATATCACGGACATGATGGACCTGTGAGCTTCCTTGTCCCGACTGTAAAACCGTTGATACCATCAAAGTTATTAATGTCAAAGGTGAGGAAATTGGTGGTGGAGGAGGATGTGAAAAATGACGCGGTTGCAGAAGCTTTGGAAAGGTCGGCTTCCAAAGTAAGTGTTAAGGGGAAGATAAAGAACTTCAAACTGCCCGATTTCAGGGCGTCGAAACGTAAAAGCGGGGGTTTTAATATGCAACGGAATTCTCCAAGTTTTGTCAAGTCGCCTCCGAGGCGGAGATCCAGTGCTCGTGAAGAGGAACCGGGCTTGGTAAAGGCAAAATCACTTGGGAATCTATCAAAGTTGGACGATAGTGGAGACTACATTGATGACATCAATGAGTTGTATTCCTCACTCATGTGTGAGAGAGACTCTTTCGAAGAGGAAGATGTGTACGACTCGCTTCTTGCCTCTGGCTCGGATCACAGCTTTGTGGAAAGCCAGGAGGAGCCTCTGTACATGACATTTGACCCCGAATCGGAGGAAGCGGTAAATTATCGAAAAAAACTTGCTGCAACTAATCGTCGGCAGTCGACAGGATCTGTAACTGGTGAGCGCAGATCATCTTATACTTTACCTGCTAATCTGAAATCGGGTTCCATTCGGGAAAACAATAGACGAAGACCCAAATCGGAGGCATACAGCTTCAGCAGTGAGGAGGGAAGATTTGAGGAGGCAGCGTATGCAAGTTTGCCTTCCACGGGTATAAAATCATTGGACGATGATGATATGAAAATCATGGAGGAGCCACAGGCAAAAGGAAAAGAAACGGAAACTAAGCGTGAAAGAACGACCAGTCATGATGTGAAAAAGTCCAAAATGAACTTTGTTGGGAATTCCTACATCGTGATGAGTGGGGGAAAGAACTACAAGAGTTATAAACTGACTGGGTCCAACAATTCAAAGATCGTTAAAACGAATGAACCGTTGCTACTGATGTGGCAATGTGCCTTATAG
- the LOC135496585 gene encoding rho guanine nucleotide exchange factor 10-like isoform X7 produces the protein MHRNATYSRFLDHIRKVGKALEETIEKAQEEYISVNFLNERRSSEQLVKPTGESPAYVLYDDANRVRDAPPAEITDLVRPSKIDYGDDEPIYQDPSILFAGMTAEKDSYDPVIEYHDSDSDQDYTWGSTEFDSFSDEEEKEATLKVDKKERRRSSAGSAGSGMLVRIRQTIRQIRDEPESDDDEMYIEFNVNEKKHPPPTLPPCPDNLTPEETKRRHIVGCIIDSENSYVASLHRLVKEYQVPLLESSPPIISRVKVRTIFYKVKQILQCHTMFQIALSGRVVNWDKEQKIGDCFTASFSKSMVLDVYSDFVNNFSVAMDLAKYCAKQKPAFAEFMRQKQTSSADKLSIFGLMVKPVQRFPQFILLLQDLLKHTSKDHHDRLALQLALTELENLAHKLNDRKRDSEQCHAAKLVFSNLNVKLVQKTSDAEPHLIREDDVVESRLTAATTGAQIKRLQSKGYQVYNHNGNMIKSKPRHLVMLNDTLLCAGVQFRETDMGRFEKYHLKLSVPIKNVLVKDTVITPDTKVGVRGQLGRITICSVRPNRPDKGSDELYHELDNLLHDFTIISQMSSLVSSLKCSYEKLNEELLQDMSREIQVEIQRLDDHLKTMDSSALQLVFRSKSGHKERLHIQMGTPEAKQSWLADLRTAQLAASDANNPGWMEKEGKTKRVSTQLPLFMDPLHVNITQQNDRVTCCVAFLLPSYREDGRARQFLWLCGGTDFSSSVTVISLGSEEVHVTESFTACDGQILCTELVPGCPETEDAAFAKETVWMGTSTGRIFVHRLQDGHRQDSLLSFSARSSVLSLCYANDKVFAGLQSGEVAVYQRNQDGSWRSVEPTFLPLASHPVTSILAVESNVWCACGKSIHILDSNSLKVENVFKLSIGKPKDDVHIKFMVRAGVGLFISFSKIAVIQLYHMETLDHLQDINVASSVARSKSGPTNESEPVCVFPPEENQLADVKVEITAMTGSRSWLWIGTSAGRILCIPLPRLEGVPLTTGRPLVSYHGHDGPVSFLVPTVKPLIPSKLLMSKVRKLVVEEDVKNDAVAEALERSASKVSVKGKIKNFKLPDFRASKRKSGGFNMQRNSPSFVKSPPRRRSSAREEEPGLVKAKSLGNLSKLDDSGDYIDDINELYSSLMCERDSFEEEDVYDSLLASGSDHSFVESQEEPLYMTFDPESEEAVNYRKKLAATNRRQSTGSVTGERRSSYTLPANLKSGSIRENNRRRPKSEAYSFSSEEGRFEEAAYASLPSTGIKSLDDDDMKIMEEPQAKGKETETKRERTTSHDVKKSKMNFVGNSYIVMSGGKNYKSYKLTGSNNSKIVKTNEPLLLMWQCAL, from the exons ATGCATCGGAATGCGACTTATTCACGATTTTTGGATCATATTCGAAAAGTTGGCAAGGCCCTTGAGGAGACCATCGAAAAGGCTCAAGAGGAGTATATCAGTGTTAACTTTCTGAATGAGAGACGGTCTAGTG AACAACTAGTCAAACCAACAGGAGAGTCACCTGCGTATGTTCTGTATGATGATGCTAATCGAGTTCGTGACGCACCCCCAGCAGAGATCACTGACCTTGTCCGACCTTCAAAGATCGATTATGGAGACGATGAGCCAATTTATCAAGACCCATCAA TCTTGTTCGCAGGCATGACAGCCGAGAAGGACTCCTATGACCCCGTCATCGAATATCACGACTCTGACTCCGATCAGGACTACACGTGGGGATCGACTGAATTCGACTCGTTCTCTGATGAGGAGGAAAAAGAGGCCACCTTGAAAGTCGACaaaaaggaaagaagaagaagtagtgCAGGATCGGCC GGATCTGGTATGCTTGTGCGAATCCGTCAGACAATCCGACAAATCCGAGATGAGCCTGAAtccgatgatgatgaaatgtatATAGAGTTCAACGTGAACGAGAAGAAACATCCCCCGCCCACCCTACCGCCGTGCCCAGACAATCTCACGCCAGAAGAAACCAAGAGACGTCACATTGTCGGTTGCATCATCGATAGTGAGAACTCGTATGTTGCGTCTTTGCATCGGCTGGTAAAG GAATACCAAGTGCCGCTATTGGAATCTAGTCCACCAATCATAAGCCGGGTCAAAGTTCGtacaatattttacaaagtCAAGCAGATTTTGCAGTGTCACACAATGTTCCAAATAGCGCTGTCTGGTCGGGTGGTGAATTGGGACAAGGAGCAGAAGATTGGAGACTGTTTCACTGCATCA TTCTCCAAGTCCATGGTTCTAGATGTCTACAGTGACTTTGTCAACAACTTCTCTGTTGCAATGGATCTGGCTAAGTACTGTGCCAAGCAGAAACCAGCTTTTGCAGAATTCATGCGG CAAAAGCAGACGTCAAGCGCTGACAAGCTGTCCATATTTGGTTTGATGGTTAAACCAGTCCAGCGCTTCCCACAGTTCATTCTATTGTTACAG GATCTACTGAAGCACACCAGCAAGGACCACCATGACCGCCTGGCCCTTCAACTCGCCCTGACCGAACTAGAGAACTTAGCGCACAAACTTAACGATAGGAAGCGTGACAGTGAACAGTGCCATGCAGCCAAACTGGTCTTCAGCAACCTGAATGTCAAACTGGTCCAGAAAACCTCCGATGCAGAACCGCACTTGATACGAGAGGATGATGTTGTGGAATCG CGCCTTACTGCGGCCACCACTGGCGCTCAGATAAAACGTCTCCAGAGTAAAGGTTACCAG GTTTACAACCACAATGGTAATATGATCAAATCCAAACCACGACACCTGGTGATGCTGAACGACACGCTGCTCTGTGCTGGCGTACAGTTCAGGGAAACCGACATGGGGAGATTTGAGAAATACCACCTGAAACTCAGTGTGCCGATTAAGAATGTTCTCGTTAAGGATACCGTCATCACTCCAGATACCAAGGTCGGCGTGAGAGGTCAACTCGGCAGAATCACCATATGCTCCGTCAGACCCA ATCGGCCAGATAAGGGCTCGGATGAACTCTACCACGAGTTGGACAACCTTCTGCATGATTTCACTATCATTAGCCAGATGTCGTCACTGGTCTCATCTCTCAAGTGTTCATATGAG AAACTAAACGAAGAACTTCTCCAGGACATGTCAAGAGAAATCCAAGTTGAAATCCAGCGGTTGGATGATCATTTGAAAACTATGGACAGTTCAGCCTTACAGCTGGTCTTCAGATCAAA GTCGGGTCATAAAGAGCGTCTCCACATACAAATGGGAACTCCTGAAGCCAAACAGAGCTGGCTGGCGGATTTGAGGACAGCCCAGTTGGCAGCAT CTGATGCGAACAACCCAGGTTGGATGGAGAAGGAAGGCAAAACAAAGCGAGTGTCAACTCAGCTGCCTCTCTTTATGGATCCATTACATGTCAATATCACACAACAGAATGACAGG GTGACTTGTTGTGTCGCCTTCCTCCTTCCCTCCTACCGAGAAGATGGCCGCGCCCGCCAATTTCTCTGGTTATGCGGCGGCACAGATTTCAGCAGCAGCGTCACAGTGATATCCCTCGGTTCGGAGGAGGTCCATGTGACCGAGTCTTTCACAGCCTGCGATGGACAAATTCTCTGCACGGAACTTGTGCCTGGTTGCCCGGAGACGGAGGATGCGGCGTTTGCTAAGGAGACAGTATGGATGGGGACTTCTACAGGAAG gatATTTGTACATCGTCTCCAAGACGGCCATCGCCAGGACTCTTTACTGTCATTCTCCGCCCGTAGCAGTGTTCTATCACTTTGTTATGCCAATGATAAGGTGTTTGCTGGCCTACAGAGTGGAGAGGTAGCAGTCTACCAGAGAAACCAGG ATGGTTCTTGGAGGTCGGTTGAGCCCACGTTTCTTCCCTTGGCCAGCCATCCAGTAACGAGCATCCTGGCAGTTGAGTCCAATGTGTGGTGCGCCTGCGGTAAATCGATACACATTCTTGATTCAAACTCTCTTAAAGTTGAG AATGTGTTCAAGTTGAGCATTGGCAAGCCTAAAGATGACGTCCACATCAAGTTCATGGTGCGTGCAGGTGTCGGCTTATTCATCTCCTTCTCCAAGATCGCCGTGATTCAGTTGTACCACATGGAAACGTTAGACCATCTCCAGGATATCAATGTGGCTTCATCAGTTGCAAGGTCAAAATCAG GCCCCACCAATG AAAGCGAACCTGTCTGCGTGTTCCCTCCAGAAGAAAACCAGCTAGCAGACGTCAAGGTTGAAATTACCGCCATGACAGGAAGTAGGTCCTGGCTCTGGATCGGGACTAGTGCCGGACGAATCCTCTGTATTCCACTGCCAAGACTTGAAGGAGTGCCCCTCACGACTGGCCGGCCGCTCGTGTCATATCACGGACATGATGGACCTGTGAGCTTCCTTGTCCCGACTGTAAAACCGTTGATACCATCAAAGTTATTAATGTCAAAGGTGAGGAAATTGGTGGTGGAGGAGGATGTGAAAAATGACGCGGTTGCAGAAGCTTTGGAAAGGTCGGCTTCCAAAGTAAGTGTTAAGGGGAAGATAAAGAACTTCAAACTGCCCGATTTCAGGGCGTCGAAACGTAAAAGCGGGGGTTTTAATATGCAACGGAATTCTCCAAGTTTTGTCAAGTCGCCTCCGAGGCGGAGATCCAGTGCTCGTGAAGAGGAACCGGGCTTGGTAAAGGCAAAATCACTTGGGAATCTATCAAAGTTGGACGATAGTGGAGACTACATTGATGACATCAATGAGTTGTATTCCTCACTCATGTGTGAGAGAGACTCTTTCGAAGAGGAAGATGTGTACGACTCGCTTCTTGCCTCTGGCTCGGATCACAGCTTTGTGGAAAGCCAGGAGGAGCCTCTGTACATGACATTTGACCCCGAATCGGAGGAAGCGGTAAATTATCGAAAAAAACTTGCTGCAACTAATCGTCGGCAGTCGACAGGATCTGTAACTGGTGAGCGCAGATCATCTTATACTTTACCTGCTAATCTGAAATCGGGTTCCATTCGGGAAAACAATAGACGAAGACCCAAATCGGAGGCATACAGCTTCAGCAGTGAGGAGGGAAGATTTGAGGAGGCAGCGTATGCAAGTTTGCCTTCCACGGGTATAAAATCATTGGACGATGATGATATGAAAATCATGGAGGAGCCACAGGCAAAAGGAAAAGAAACGGAAACTAAGCGTGAAAGAACGACCAGTCATGATGTGAAAAAGTCCAAAATGAACTTTGTTGGGAATTCCTACATCGTGATGAGTGGGGGAAAGAACTACAAGAGTTATAAACTGACTGGGTCCAACAATTCAAAGATCGTTAAAACGAATGAACCGTTGCTACTGATGTGGCAATGTGCCTTATAG